Below is a window of Coregonus clupeaformis isolate EN_2021a chromosome 15, ASM2061545v1, whole genome shotgun sequence DNA.
TGCTGCTAATGTCCATGAAGCCAAAGGCAATGTAGTGGATGTAGCACTGGAATACATCAGGGGAGAAGTATTGCTGGAAGGGGAACAGAGCCACGGGAGGGAAGTAGTTAAAAACAATGATTGCCAATATGATGAGGACCATTTTAAAGGCTCTCTTCTTGACGGGGTGCATCTCGTCGCGGCCCGGCCCAGACTGCTTCAGGGCCCACAGGATGGCGACGTTACAGAACATCATGAAGGCGAACGCCGCCAGGATCATGACTGTGAAGACTATTTCAAAGTTAAAGATGTTGCCCACACACTTGGCGGCGGAGTAGGCCAGCGTGACAAGCCACATGACGGCGGCAAGCACGGGCCGGTGGCGGCGGTCCTTGAGCTCTGTGAAGGTGATTGGGTGGAGCACGGCCATGTAGCGGTCCAGGCAGATGCAGGAGAGGAAGAGCGGCGAGGAGTCCTTGACGCCATAGAAGAAGCGCAGCACGTACCAGTTGCTGGCGGTGCTCAGGTAGACGATGTTGGCCAGCTCCAGAGGGGGGATGAGGCAGAAGAAGGTGTCCAGGATGGCTAGCTGCAGGATGAAGATGTCCGAGGTGGTGGAGTCACTCTTGTTCTTGTGCAGGAGCCACAGCACCATGACGTTGGCTGGGATCCCCAGGAACATGTTGATGAACTGCAGCGCCAGGTAGAATAGAAGCACAGCTGGCATGCCATCACACTGCTCATACACAGTCTTGTCCCGTATGCTGGAGTTTAATGGTCTGTGTGAAATGAAGAGCAAAGACGAGTTGAAGAACACCTCCATGATGACTGGATTTGTGGGAGACTCCGTGGACACCGGACAACTGGACAAGAACTCTATATCTGGACAAACAAATAATACAACTGTCAGATTTAGCACAACTTCTCTAACAGCTAGTTGGACACTTTGACATATCATTGATCATGCTTTGTAATAAAACAACCTTTCCAGTAGCATCTTCCTTTTTCTCTTTACCCACTGAAGAACATCAACATGACTTAATATCTGTCTTAAAAAATAAATCATTTTACCTGATTCCAGAATCTAGTTGTCTGATATTGAATAATTCCCCTTGCCACGTTTGTAATATGTACCACTGTTTAAACGTAAACGGAGGACATTTTAGTTTCTGTGCACGTAATAAGGACTGAGACTTGCCATGACACCTTATTGCAGGTGCATGTATTTGCAAAGTAAACGTGCATAAGTAGTAGATATTCCTATGTACCTGcaataaaaaaaatttaaacaaaTGTACGGTAGCTAAAGCCCAGACTCTTATACTATGGTTGACTGTATAATTAAAATCCTTGGTTCTTCTGTTGGAGAATATATCCTATTTCTAATAATAGTCTGCATTCTGGACACCTGAACTGGAGCTCGACTGATAAGAAGCCTATTGAAGGTTTAATAAAACATCTGAATGGACAGAACCTCCCAGTATATGCAAAATAAAGATACAGACTTACCAGTAGGTTACAGGGCTTTTGGTTATAAAACATTTGAATGGAGAGAACCTCCCAGTATATGCAAAATAAAGATACAGACTTACCAGTAGGTTACAGGGCTTTTAGTTATAAAACATTTGAATGGAGAGAACCTCCCAGTCTACTCAAAATAAAGAGACAGACTTACCGGTAGATGAAAGGGCGTTTGAAGGTACAGTATGTCTTCAGCTGGTTCAGCTCTGTGTTGCAGTGAATGGTGTCTCCACTGTAGCTCATCCTCCTTAGTCCTTCATCTGTGTTCAACTGTGAGTGTGTGAGTATGGACTGAGCCCTCACCTCAAAATAAGGTGTAGAGAACACCCCCTCACCGATGACCCAACACTACAGGGATCCTAACGATCCAATCACCACATGAAGAGAAGGGTGTGGAAACCTGGAAAATGTTCCCCCTGGCAGCCATAGCTCGCTTGGCCGTTAATTCACTGTACACACATCACTAATCCATTTGCATGACTAAAACACTATGTAACAGTACTGTTTTGTCATTTATTAAACAATTATAGTTTAATCAATATTATAGTTTAATAAATATggaaataataatacatttaaagAAAGAGAGGTTGGGGTATTTTGGTTCCATTGGTTTGTTTGGGGAATGTGTCATGGGAAGCCATTGCCATTCACACTGATTGGCAATGATGCAACACGCCATTGGAGCCTGACGGAACTTTGGTGGTAAACAACTGATGTAACAATCCAGAAGATCACTTCTGAAATTCAGTGTAACAAAGTGTAATCTGTTACATGGGCATGACATGCATTATTTTGTGATCCGTGAGCCGTGATGACTGTCAGTGGTGTACACATTACATTGGCAGGGAGGATTTTGTGTGTGGCTTCATTGGCGAAAAAGACTCCTTGATGCATAGCCTACATGGGGTGCTTGGCCTGTTATCTGTACAGATGTATAAAATGGCTCCTAATAGCCTACTCTTAATGTCAGAAACTGATCTCATAGTTTGTTTGACCTTTCAGATGACCTCTCAAATTACAGAGCACAGATAGTTCTTTCTTCATTTTCATACAATTATGGAAGAACCGAAACTTAGAGGACTAAAGACATCTACACAACTGAAGGACGCTTTTTTCAATTACAAATTGGAATTAAATGACACTTCGCTATGATGCCACATATTGGTGGTTATCTTTAAAATATTTGAATAAACTTCTCATACAGTGAAAGTCAATCAACACAACTGGATCCAGTCCAGAAGGATTCACCTTTTTAGTTTACTAATTTGTCTGTCTGATTTGTTTCTGTTTGGGTGAATATGGTTCTAACTTCTGTATAACTTTGTGTGTTTATCTTGGTTAATGGTTACAACTCGCCACAGCATCTATTGAAATACAACCCAGGTTTGTTCATCATGTTACTGAATCCAAGGTGGTGTTTACATTAGTTCAATGTTCACACAGGACATATTTTGCTCATATAAAGGAAGACTCCCAGACATGTGCCACTTTCAGCCCGGGCTCTGAGCATCACCTGCAGCCACAAGACAAGGGTTCTGTTTTTTATCATGCAACAGCAGACAAAATATCTAACCAAAGTTAATTTTTTATGTCCCCACATTCAAATGTCATATACATTTTAATTATTCCATTCTGATTTAGTTTCATGTCATTTCCTTGTAATTTCAGTTATCAGTTTCAGGAAATGTCTCATTAGATTGTCAATTTAGAAGAAAATGCCAGCAATGAAACTGCTAGGTTAAAAGGAGATGCCATTTAGTTGAGTTAAATCCCCTTCTCTTGCAAGTATCTCAGAGAAAAGTGACTAGCTGAAGTCACATAATTGAAGAACACATAATGCCAGACATGTTTTCATGCTTCTCCTATCCCACAGACAGTTTGTTGTGTAAAAGTCACAACCCCACCATGCAGCAGTCAGTCATGCAGACGACATGATGCCCCTGGGATGCCATTGCCATTCTGTTTAGTTAGTCtctgagagagagatgaacagcAGAGGAAAACTGCCCTTGGAGTCTCTGAATCAACATGCTTAGTTGTTGCTGCTTTGGGTGCTCTTTTAATTAGTGGGAATTTATGCTTCAAGTGGAATCAGTGGAGTCTAAGATAATCGTAATTAATTAGGAATgttcattgttgttgttgttgtgtctcAAGCTGGTGAAATGTAGTGTAATAAAAAATGTGAATGTCATAAGTTCATTGTTAATTTGTTTATAGTTATTACATATATAATACATTTTAAACTCATGTTTCTAATGAATAAACCCCACTGTCTCACCATTTCCAAAACTTTGGAAAGACATTACACCAATTCCAATCAAGTTTTTCCTGAGAGTTGTATGCCCAGGCCAAACATAATTATATTCCTTATTGAAATCTCCTCCATTGGATCTGACCTAATAATATCCAAGGGTACAAAATGAATATTGGATGAATTATGTCATACAGTGAGAATGTAGCAGGGCCTTTCCTAATCTGACGGTTACGTGTGAGGCAAGATCCCCCTACTCAACTACAATGGGTGGCATTGATCTGTCAGAGAAGCCAACTATATTATCTCTCAACAGAGAAGATACAAAGATCTCTATCTGAGAGTTGATTATGTAGCTTCTAGTAGTCTGGAAGAGGTGGTTATTTTCTTATTGATAGACAGATCATTTAGCATGGTAGATTTTCTGGTTAGTTACACTGTGTGTCTGTCCATCCCTCCTGTTACAATAACACATACTCAATCAAAGGTTATTCATTTCAACCTGTCCATCAACTTGGCACTGGTGACTTTTATATTTTAACAGAATGAACAAATTGGAAACAAAAACAGTCATCCCGATGAGTTATACAAAAGAAGGGGGAAAAGTGTTTCAGATGTAGACTTATCAGTCAGTCTCTATCTAGACAAACCATACACAACCAGTCTTCATTCTCTCCACCATGGAGGAGAAACACATGAGTCCTATTACATGTCATAGAATAACTGTTATCTTCCTCACTGACACATTTTCTCATTGAGACATTTGTGTACCAACAGTTTTAATAAGATCCTATATTTTCCATAGTTTCCCCGCACTGGCAAACATTGGTTGAGACTACGTTGTTCCCACAATGTAAACATTGCATCAACATGGCTCTTTGATAGATGTTGCAGATTTCTAAATTTAACCCAGGTTACAACCACAAATCAACAACAGggtttggttgatttcaaattgaATTCCTGTTTTCTGTCAACTCAATCAAATATTCATACAAATGTGAAATATTTTCCCAGTGTGCTGTCCGTATAAACATTTTTTAAACCAAAGTAAGTATTCTTTCTATTTTACTGCCATGCTGGAAAAGAGGTTGGAATATTAATTGAGGAGTAATATGAAAGGTCTAAGCTcccaactgtgccatgtaaaaTACGACTTGGAGACACCTGCACCCAAAAGCTGTTCAGTCAACATCCTATAACATCCCCCTGAATAGAGGTGACTGCTTCCTAAATTAAGCAAACTTTGTGCAACAAGAGGCTAATATCAAATCTTCAAAACACTGCTGATGACCCTCATCTGGATCAACCCTGTAATACAAAGGAATGGAAGAGAGAAGCTAAAGTGTTCCCAAGGTAAAACACTACAAAATACATGAAAAGGGGGCTGATTATATGACCTTACTGGCATCTTTTGGTCATGTTTATTTTAGTCAAGTGGGAATACTACAATAGAAAGAGGAAAGGATAGGGTGGCATTCACTAACATACAATGCGAAGCAAGATAATCACAAGACCAAATACATACAATCTAACAGGAGAGACAGCTAGGCAGTCAGTCACAGCAGATAGTATTTATACGCAGACATCACAACAGTACCTAATAAGAGTTGCATTGCAAAATCATTACATAGTTGCGTTACATAGCAATTACTGCCACTAAAAAACATATTCTCAATTAGAAATGTAAAGGGATTCAAGACTGAATGGGCCCAGATGACTATGTGGTTTATGAGACCACTGGTTTAGATTCTGGTTTGGTGGGACCATTATAAGTACAGCATTGAAAGAGCAGCAGTATCTTTGCTTGGTCTTAACCTCTCAGCAAACCAGGTCTCACAAACCACATTCTGTTCATCCTGTACTAACATTGCATTACTCATTTTTGACACAAAGGCTCTGAGACACCTCTGtaggaagacagagaggaagtGGCACTATAAAGCCAGTCTTGCATGAATCATTAcagcacattacattacatttgaaGTCTATCAACCAAGGAGGAGTTGTTTTTTCCCACTAGCCAATCCAACATTACTCTTCTCTGAGACCTGTCCCGTTCCAGTGGTCCCTCTGCCACCAGGGACCAGGGCTCAAACACATTCATGAAATACCAATCCTTCTCATCTTCAAGTCTCTTCTACATGCAAacttctctcctaccctctccacTACTAGATCTCCTTGGCTTGTAGGACATGTGTCACTTTTCTAGTGCTCTCAATTAATTAATTTTAAGGGAAACAAAACAACATTTACATGCTGCTCATGTTCTACTATTAAAATGGTGGCTATATGTACTAGTGCTTCACGTCATGTGCATTTGGCCCACTTAAAGGGTACATAGAGTGACAAACAGTAAATGAGATACTATACAGTCATGGTGTCCTCCTTAGGGTTAAGCTCTCTACAAACTAGTAAGCTCCTCCAGGTCAGGAGAGCCCAGCTTCTCATCTTACCAACTATTTCAATTAGGTTTGAGATACACAAGTGGATATATTGGAATACAATGGGAGAAATATCTATCAAAGTGTGACTGAGATCAAAGTATCTGGAGTAAATGTttcataaaataaatacattttgtgtggtgtgtgtccaaTGGAATCCCTCCAACTAATGTATTTGTACAGGAGCTGTTGTCATGGTGATTGGCAGGGATCCTGTAGCTCCATGTAACGGTTTTAGATTTAGTTCATGATGTCCAATCACATAGCTTATACTGTGATGGGAGGGAGGGTAAACATTAAGTCAGGTTCAATAAGGTAGGATCCTAGTGGATCACAGTAGATCCTTGGAGTGATCGAGGGGGAGTGGAATCCTGGGCAGGTCCCAGTTAGGAATGGTTAGACTATGGTGTTCCAGGCTTTCTGCCCAGTGGGTGAGGCTGACGGTATCAGAGTGAGGGTGGACTCGGGAGTCCCCCCCCCCAGGAGGGGTCGGCCCAGATTAGTGGCAGGCCATTTTAAGTGGAGTGGTCAGTTGGGGAGATCCAGAGGGAGTGGTCAAGTGGGGGGGGTCAAAGTTCAAGGTGCTTTCATCATGCCAGGAGTGGTGAGTTGAGTCTGATGCAGTTGTCTTGTTGTGAGTGGGGGTCAGATAGAGCTGGAGACCAGTATAGTTGTATTATGGTGTCTGTATTCAGATGAAGGTGGAGTCCATGGTGCTGCTGTCGTTCGTGCTCTGGGCGCGAGCCTCAAACAGCTGTTTGATCAGAGCAGACTTCTCCTGCTCCAGCTGAGTGATGCGCTCACTCTTATCAGTCACCTCCTGCACCGGGACGTAGAGAGGGttggagtggtggagagaggaggagtggtggagagaggaaaTGAGGAGGGGAGACATGGACAGGGGAGAAGAGAGTTTAAACAAGCTTTTATTGCGCATTTAAGGAGTGTACATACAGAGCTTCAATGCAGCAGGGAAAAGAGAAGAGATAGGTAGAGGTTAGACGATCATAGACGGGCAGTGGTGAtggatatatatacagtatatatacagtacatttaatTGACATCTAACAGCATCTTCAGTTTACCTGGGTAAGAAGGCGGTTCTGGTCCTTCAGTCTCTGAATGGCTTGTGGGGGtgcaggggcaggggggtgggagctggaggagatcGCTGTGGGCTGGTTGCCAGAGAATGGGAAAGACtgctaagacagagagagagaaataaatagatTATTCACAATTATTTACCATGTTTCAGTAAAGACTCCAGTGTTTAAGGTTGACTATACTCTCTGTCTAAAACATAGAACGAACATTCAACATCTAATTGCCACTGAGAGGACTCCAGTAAGAGGAAAATAAGTAACTTGACAATTACTGTGGAATTCAAATTGACCTTAGAAATTGCACAGTCATATGAGACAACCATCCCTCATAGGGCGGTGAGGAGGCGGAGTTAGACACAGTCATATGAGACAACCATCCCTCATAGGGCGGTGAGGAGGCGGAGTTAGACACAGTAATATGAGACAACCATCCCTCATAGGGCGGTGAGGAGGCGGAGTTAGACAAAGTCAGGTAATATGTCTTATTTCAAGGTAAATCATCAATACCATTCCAGAGCAGGAAATGAGGTCATTAAGGCAGCGGTTGACTTCCTGCAGTTTGGGAAGCAGAACATCCATGCGACTTTGATTCTGGGATTCTGTGAAGAAATCCTGGTGGGAGAGAGAACGCGAGACAGTAAGAACTAGACAGTTTCAGATAATGTATATATTATCCATACCTACTGTACTGCATTATACATGACCTGGGTTTCAGTTTGTTTTCTTCTATTTGTTGCCTAATGAACAGTCCTTACCGTGCAGTGGTTGCTCTGGCCcacgtgtctctgtctctcggtgACGTTGTGGATCTGGGTCTGGTACCACTCTCTAGCCCGCTCCAACACATCCAGACCAGCCAGCAGAGAGTCCTTCTCTTGCTCCAACTCCTTCATCTGCTTCAGCTGGAGCAAGAGGGAGTCAACATCTATCTCACTATCATTGTCAATATGGGTCACTTACCTGAAGTCATCTGTATGCTTGCTGCTTGCTCCTCAAGCTTATACTCACCCTGAGCTC
It encodes the following:
- the LOC121583484 gene encoding proteinase-activated receptor 3 is translated as MEVFFNSSLLFISHRPLNSSIRDKTVYEQCDGMPAVLLFYLALQFINMFLGIPANVMVLWLLHKNKSDSTTSDIFILQLAILDTFFCLIPPLELANIVYLSTASNWYVLRFFYGVKDSSPLFLSCICLDRYMAVLHPITFTELKDRRHRPVLAAVMWLVTLAYSAAKCVGNIFNFEIVFTVMILAAFAFMMFCNVAILWALKQSGPGRDEMHPVKKRAFKMVLIILAIIVFNYFPPVALFPFQQYFSPDVFQCYIHYIAFGFMDISSSIQPVLYLSKEKILPQKPGCCCTGNKANSG